One Phoenix dactylifera cultivar Barhee BC4 unplaced genomic scaffold, palm_55x_up_171113_PBpolish2nd_filt_p 000368F, whole genome shotgun sequence genomic window, GAATCTAAGAAATAGTGAGAATTCTTGATCTCTCTCAATATCTCTCTCAATTCGAAGATCCAGGATTTGAATTGATGTCGTTTCATTGATTCCTCCTAAAGATTTCAATTCAATTGGAATTTGGTTATTCACGATGTACGATGATCCCTTTTAAGCATCCATGGCTGAATGGTTAAAGCGCCCAACTCATAATTGGCAAATTCGTAGGTTCAATTCCTGCTGGATGCACGCCAATGGGAACGTTCAATAAGTCTATTGGAATTGGCTCTGTATCAATGGAATCTCATCATCCATACATAACGAATTGGTATATTCATACCATAACATATGAACAGTAAGAACTAGAATTCTTATCGATACTGGAACTCATAGGGAAGAAAATGGATTTATGGATGGAATCAAATATGCAGTATTTACAGAAAAAAGTATTCGGTTATTGGGGAACAATCAATATACTTCTAATGTCGAATCAGGATCAACTAGGACAGAAATAAAGCATTGGGTCGAACTCTTCTTTGGTGTCAAGGTAATAGCTATGAATAGTCATCGACTCCCGGGAAAGGGTAGAAGAATGGGACCTATTATGGGACATACAATGCATTACAGACGTATGATCATTACGCTTCAACCGGGTTATTCTATTCCACCTCTTATAGAGAAAAGAACTTAAAGCAAAATACTTAATAACACGGCGATACATTTATACAAAACTTCTACCCCGAGCACACGCAATGGAGCCGTAGACAGTCAAGTGAAATCCAATCCACGAAATAATTTGATCTATGGACAGCATCGTTGTGGTAAAGGTCGTAATGCCAGAGGAATCATTACTGCAAGGCATAGAGGGGGAGGTCATAAGCGCCTATACCGTAAAATCGATTTTCGACGGAATGAAAAAGACATATCTGGTAGAATCGTAACCATAGAATACGACCCTAATCGAAATGCATACATTTGTCTCATACACTATGGGGATGGTGAGAAGAGATATATTTTACATCCCAGAGGGGCTATAATTGGAGATACCATTGTTTCTGGTACAGAAGTTCCTATATCAATGGGAAATGCCCTACCTTTGAGTGCGGTTTGAACTATTGATTTACGTAATTGGAAGTAACCAATTAGGTTTACGATGAAACCTAGAAATCGATCACTGATCCAATTTGAGTACCTCTACGGGATAGACCTCAACAGAAAACTGTTGAGTAACGGCAGCAAGTGATTGAGTTCAGTAGTTCCTCATAGAAAATTATTGACTCTAGAGATATGGTAATATGGAGAAGACAAAATTGTTTGAAGCACGCACAGAACCGGAAGCGCCCCTTGTTTCAAAGAGAGGAGGACGGGTTATTCACATTTAATTTGATGGTCAGAGGCGAATTGAAAGCTAAGCAGTGGTAATTAAGATCCCCCGGGGGAAAAAGAGAGATGTCTCCTACGTTACCCGTAATATGTGGAAGTATCGACGTAATTTCATAGAGTCATTCGGTCTGAATGCTACATGAAGAACATAAGCCAGATGACGGAACGGGGAGACCTAGGATGTAGAAGATCATAACATGAGTGATTCGGCAGATTTTGATTCCTATATATCCACTCATGTGGTACTTCATCATACGATTCATATAAGATCCATCTGTCTAGATATCATCATATACATCTAGAAAGCCGTATGCTTTGGAAGAAGCTTGTACAGTTTGGGAAGGGGTTTTTATTgataaaaaagaagaatctacTTCAACCGATATGCCCTTAGGCACGGCCATACATAACATAGAAATCACACTTGGAAAGGGTGGACAATTAGCTAGAGCAGCAGGTGCTGTAGCGAAACTGATTGCAAAAGAGGGTAAATCGGCCACATTAAGATTACCATCTGGGGAGGTCCGTTTGATATCCAAAAACTGCTTAGCAACAGTCGGACAAGTGGGTAATGTTGGGGTGAACCAAAAAAGTTTGGGTAGAGCCGGATCTAAGTGTTGGCTAGGTAAGCGTCCTGTAGTAAGAGGAGTAGTTATGAACCCTGTAGACCATCCCCATGGGGGCGGTGAAGGGAGAGCCCCAATTGGTAGAAAAAAACCCACAACCCCTTGGGGTTATCCTGCGCTTGGAAGAAGAagtaggaaaaggaaaaaatatagtGATAGTTTTATTCTTCGTCGCCGTAAATAGGAATATTGAAAATCGAATTTTTTTGGAATTTGAAATAATGTGATGGGCGAACGACGGGAATTGAACCCGCGCATGGTGGATTCACAATCCACTGCCTTGATCCACTTGGCTACATCCGCCCCTTATCTAGCTAAaggattttctcttttttccattCATCATTATTGTATTTATTCTGACCTCCATACTTAGATCGAGATATTGGACATAGAATGCCAATCTttaaaatgtaaaaaaaaaggagtaatCAGCTGTGACACGTTcactaaaaaaaaatccttttgtAGCTAATCATTTATCGGGAAAAATTGAAAAACTCAACATgagggaggagaaagaaataATAGTAACTTGGTCTCGGGCATCTACCATTATACCCACAATGATTGGCCATACAATCGCTATTCATAATGGAAAGGAAAATTTACCTATTTATATAACAGATCGTATGGTAGGTCACAAATTGGGAGAATTCGCGCCTACTCTGACTTTCGCGAGACATGCAAGAAACGACAATAAATCTCGTcgttaaattatttaaattttaataatatttttgaatattcaatattaatagaaatattattaatataaataataaattaatataaataataaatacaaaattaaaatactaaaaaaaaaaagtacttatCATTCATTTTATACTAATACTTATGTGTTGTGTACAAAACACCACTATTGAATCAAACAATGGAGCAATACCCAACTAAAAGAAGATATTGGGTATTGCTCCAATCCTTCAACGATTCATATACACTAAGACAAAAGTCTTATCCGTTTGTAGATGGAACTTCGACAGCAGCTAGGTCTAGAGGGAAGTTGTGAGCATTACGTTCATGCATTACTTCCATACCAAGGTTAGCACGGTTGATGATATCAGCCCAAGTGTTGATAACACGACCCTGACTGTCAACTACGGATTGGTTGAAATTGAAACCATTTAGGTTGAAAGCCATAGTACTAATACCTAAAGCGGTGAACCAGATACCTACTACAGGCCAAGCAGCCAAGAAGAAATGTAAGGAACGAGAATTGTTGAAACTAGCATATTGGAAGATCAATCGGCCAAAATAACCATGAGCAGCTACGATATTATAAGTTTCTCCCTCTTGACCGAATCTGTAACCTGCATTAGCAGATTCGTTTTCAGTGGTTTCCCTGATCAAACTAGAGGTTACCAAGGAACCATGCATAGCACTGAATAGGGAGCCGCCGAATACACCAGCTACACCCAACATGTGAAATGGATGCATAAGGATGTTGTGTTCTGCCTGGAATACAATCATGAAGTTGAAAGTACCAGATATTCCTAAAGGCATACCATCAGAGAAACTTCCTTGACCAATAGGGTAGATCAAGAAAACAGCAGTAGCAGCTGCAACAGGAGCTGAATATGCAACAGCAATCCAAGGACGCATACCCAGGCGGAAACTAAGTTCCCACTCACGACCCATGTAACAAGCTACACCAAGTAAGAAGTGTAGAACAATTAGCTCATAAGGACCGCCATTGTATAACCACTCATCAACGGATGCCGCTTCCCATATCGGGTAAAAATGCAAACCGATAGCTGCAGAAGTAGGAATAATGGCACCAGAAATAATATTGTTTCCATAAAGTAGAGAACCAGAAACAGGTTCACGAATACCATCAATATCTACTGGAGGAGCAGCAATGAAGGCGATAATGAATACAGAAGTTGCGGTCAATAAGGTAGGGATCATCAAAACACCGAACCATCCAATGTAAAGACGGTTTTCAGTGCTGGTTATCCAGTTGCAGAAGCGACCCCCACTTCAGTCAAATGATGGGTTTGCCCTGCCGGATTTACTGGCATACAAGATGTATTTTCTTaacgaaaaagaaaaggaaattgaTAAATAAAATGGCGGTTTGTCACAATTTTGACATCTCTATTGGGAATCCGTTGTTGTTTAATCCGATCTGTCCATTTTGGTATTTTGTTTTGGTGTTTTTAATTGATCAACAAAAACAaatctttcttttctatttgTTCTAGTTCAATGTTTTGACGGGGTCGTGCAGTGCAAAtcaattgatttttttattttgaccgtatttacatatatatcctatttattttattttcgggTTGCTAACTCAACGGTAGAGTACTCGGCTTTTAAGTGCGACTATGATCTTTTACACATTTGGATGAAGCAACAGATTCGTCCAGACTATTGGTAGAGTCTATAAGACCACGACTGATCCTCAAAGGTAATGAATGGAAAAAACAGCATGtcgtaataaaatattataattttattatttaatttattatttaattaaatattatttaattaaagtAGAACTTTGAGTTTATCCTTACCGGAtcgttacaattttttttttttctttttgtttggaagtgaaaaaaaaaattcacattTACAGTTGGGTCTAGTGAATAAATGGATAGAGCCATAGGGCTCTAATTCTGGTGAAATAAAAAGCAACGAGCTTTTGTTCTTAATTTGAATGATTACCCGATCTAATTAGACGTTAAAGATAGATTAGTGCCTGATGCGGGAAAGGGTGGGTTCTTCTGTGAGTGGACcattgattttctttctttttttttaatgaatcctAATTATTCTTTATTATGGATTGGAGACGGATGTGTAGAAGAAACAGTATACTGATAAAGAAAATTTATTCCAAAGTCAAAAGAGCGATCGAGTTGCAAAAATAAAGGATTTTTTACCCTCTTGTAATTATAACGAACATAAACCAATTGGATagaaaaggagaggaaaaaGATCTGTTGATTGGACTCCCCTGTTTCCTTTGTTTGcgggatatatatatttttcttactGTAATTATATACATAATACATACCCCGTTCTGACCATATTGCACTATGTATCATTTGATAACCCCCAAAATGAAATAGGTCCCGCCTCTGGTTCAAGTAGAAATGTAAATGGAAGAATTACAAGGATATTTAGAAAAAGATAGATCTCGGCAACAACACTTTCTATATCCGCTTCTCTTTAAGGAGTATATTTACACATTTGTTCATGATCGTGGTTTAAATAGTTCGGTTTTTTACGAATCCACGGAAATTTTTGGTTATGACAATAAATCTAGTTCAGTACTTGTGAAACGTTCAATTATTCGAATGTATCAACAGaattatttgatttattcgGTTAATGATTCTAACCAAAATCGATTTGTTGGGCACaacaattatttttattttcatttttattctcAGATGATATTGGAAGGTTTTGCAGTCATTGTGGAAATTCCATTCTTGCTGCGATTAGTATCTTCCctcgaagaaaaaaaaataccaaaatCTCAGAATTTGAATTTACGATCTATTCATTCAACATTTCCCTTTTTGGAGGACAAATTATCGCATTTAAACTATGTGTCAGATATACTAATACCTTATCCCATCCATCTGAAAATCTTGGTTCAAATCCTTCAATTCTGGATCCAAGATGTTCCTTCTTTACATTTATTGCGATTCTTTCTTCACGAATATCATAATTGGAATAGTCTTATTACTCcgaataattctatttttcttttttcaaaagaaaataaaagagtaTTTCGGTTCCCATATAATTCTTATGTATCTGAATGTATTTCTATTACCTTAATATTAGGTAATctagtcttagtgattccaactttgagctattcataggaggtaatcgatcaattggccaggtaagcaggtgggaggctccccttactcagagagtaaggtcctaattaagtaaccacctttaatgctttcctagacaccaattagatcaattaatcaaatatggctagctcaatgcatcgttcactctcgactgattgaggaggttttaggtaTCAAAGGATTTGCATTTAATGTAACAATCTATCCCAAACCAAATGTTATataattacatcttatgtaaatgtcacattggttcaagtttacatcctatgtaaatatgaaactctttcatatattatgtgattacatcttatgtaaatgacataattgtttcagtttacatcttatgtaaatgtcctatttttaagaattttatttacatctcatgcaaataaattttgtttaactaatacatacatctcatgcatacattttaaacACATCCTCaaacaggggtcgactcatataTGCTTGGAGTTAACTCGAGTTAACcttaagtcgactcgagttaacatcctttaattatcatgaatccatgatttgatcatatcttattcatctcatgcatatataattttctttttaagcataggcataagcagaaaaatatatttttatgatcatgaatccatgattgattcttatcacatgcatctcatgcatataatttcagatctgataattttaattttaatcatgctaccaactGAATCTCTGATTATACAAGACATGATTTTTAATTGTTTCAATCTCATTGTAATTTAAAATCAACATGCAACAtcataagaataaaaatcagcatgctgaaatttctgaaatctgaaatttcagcacgcagaaaatttcagcaagcatgaatattaaaattcagatctaataaaATCCTAATCAAGTCTATTAATGTTAATCTTAATCCTaaaaacctggctctgataccactgtcggtttaccctcacacgcgttgcgacgatcgtAGCGGAAAGACGCAcgcggggtcgttcatctcatgaacgtccagaggaacgtagatttcaaaaaaaaatctgagttctctaactcagaagatcatgaaatctgaaggaaaggattaaaattaattacttgattaattttcagatctacaattaaaattataaagatcaaatctttacctttgagcgggtagatcttcaccgctatttgatgatcgtggaaatcaggttcgcttgaagccgcacaagtgtccggcctctacgggtatccacatgaagatctggattgatcgaggttgcgatctcaccggggtgctagctcccttgcagagatcccttttgatggttggaacttctctaagcaatcaactcttgattgtttccaagaggagaaagaaggagaaggaagaaacgctttcttttcttttctttaccatggaagaagaaggaggaagagagaaacacctttctctctttgttttcttccatgcatctgatgaagaggaggaagaatcaaaaatccttgctgctcctcttttgccttgcggatggaagaag contains:
- the LOC120105787 gene encoding 50S ribosomal protein L2, chloroplastic; the encoded protein is SKILNNTAIHLYKTSTPSTRNGAVDSQVKSNPRNNLIYGQHRCGKGRNARGIITARHRGGGHKRLYRKIDFRRNEKDISGRIVTIEYDPNRNAYICLIHYGDGEKRYILHPRGAIIGDTIVSGTEVPISMGNALPLTDMPLGTAIHNIEITLGKGGQLARAAGAVAKLIAKEGKSATLRLPSGEVRLISKNCLATVGQVGNVGVNQKSLGRAGSKCWLGKRPVVRGVVMNPVDHPHGGGEGRAPIGRKKPTTPWGYPALGRRSRKRKKYSDSFILRRRK
- the LOC120105786 gene encoding photosystem II protein D1-like is translated as MIPTLLTATSVFIIAFIAAPPVDIDGIREPVSGSLLYGNNIISGAIIPTSAAIGLHFYPIWEAASVDEWLYNGGPYELIVLHFLLGVACYMGREWELSFRLGMRPWIAVAYSAPVAAATAVFLIYPIGQGSFSDGMPLGISGTFNFMIVFQAEHNILMHPFHMLGVAGVFGGSLFSAMHGSLVTSSLIRETTENESANAGYRFGQEGETYNIVAAHGYFGRLIFQYASFNNSRSLHFFLAAWPVVGIWFTALGISTMAFNLNGFNFNQSVVDSQGRVINTWADIINRANLGMEVMHERNAHNFPLDLAAVEVPSTNG